The genomic DNA CCAGTAACATATTGACGAATATGGTATGCACACGCCGCATGCAATTCGCCTGGCGAAAGGGGCGCGGGCTGTTCCACCAGCCAGGCATATTCAATAATGCCCTGCATCAGATCGTCGAGCCGGGCGGAACCGACGTAAGTCATGGCATGGCCCGAGGAATCCAGCAGGAAGCTGTCATTTACCTGTGCTGTTCGCCGCTGCAAGTCCAGTCCAGACAGCTCAATGACATGGCCCCTTGGGTAATTTTTCACATACACGTCGTGGTAGGTTAAAGCGGTACTCGATGTGTGTAGCATCGTACCGTAGCCTGTAGTCAGCGCCAGCAGCAGATCGGTTTCATTGCTTACGCCAGCAATCCACGGCTCGACCCGAATTACCGGACCGCCGCTGGCTGCCATTTCCTGAAGCTGCTCCGGATATTTCTCGGGACCGAAGCGCTTCAAATCGCCGCTATACTCCGCGCACATGCTGCCGCACAGCATGAACAGCTCGGATTCGGCCATGTTCACGCCATATCGCCGTAGCGAGGTGCGCAGGGAAGAATATACACAATGCTTCCCTGGAGCAGCATCTATCGATTCTTCAGCAGCGTAGTCGACAACGGACTCATGAACGTTCTCCATGCCCGATGCCTGCACAGGTCTGATCTCTGCCGCCCCCTTATGCATATTTGCTCAGCAGACGTTCAATGCCTTGAAGTGTAGAAAGATGCTCCAGCACCAGATCGTCGTCCTCCATCGTAATATCAAGCTCATTTTCCAGCTCTACAATCAATTCAACAGCGGATAGGGAATTCAGCCCCAAGGTTCGCAAATCCTGCTCCGGCGTCAATTGTTCCAGTTCACCTGGAGCCAGCTTCAATACCTTTTCCAGCAAAGGTACTACGTGGTACACATCTGTCTTCATCCTAAATTCCTCCCGGTTTATGAGCTTCCCAATCCCGCAATGATACCTTCCAGCCTGTGCGCATAGGCTTCGGCTTCCTGCCAGCTATCTGCCATAATCAGCGTGAAAATCCGATTCACATACCCCCGCTTCACCGGCGTACCGGACAACGTACCTGCCGTATAAACAAACACCCCTTCGGGGCGCTCGGGCGTGTAGAGTAAGCCTTCCTCTGCCAGCAAGCCGCATAAGCGACTGTAGGTCAGCGGTGTGGCGGTAACGTTGCGGTAGTAGCGGGACAGCGTTTTATGCTGCTCTCCCAAGACCGACGACAGGAACGAAATATAGGTAGACAGGGTAAACCTGCCGTTAATCTCGATCACCGGAACCAGCAAGCCTCCTTCATCGACAAAACCGTCAATGGAAGCCATGCCTGTATAACCGATGGAATACAGATACGTTCCCAACTGGTAAGCGCAGCGCCTCACTTCTTCTTCCAGCGCAGCGCCAAGCTCAGCCGGAACGCGGGACCCGGTGTACACCGTGCCGTCCACATTTTGCCTTTTCAGCGAAAACATCGTCACCCCACCGCCCTCGTCAATACAGAGCTGGTAGTTCAGATCCATCTGCTTGTTATGCCAGCGCTCCACCAGCCAGCCTCCCGAAGAAGGAGATGAGCCGCCAAAGCGTTTCATCACACTTAACAGCGTATCCAACTTGGACAGCTCGTCCAGCATATACATGCCTTGCCCCGATGCGCCATGCGGCTGCTTGATGATCAGCTTCACAGGCCCGTCCGACAAGTCGGCCAGTCTGCCGCATTCCCTGCGGATCGCCGCTTCGTCTGCGCATACGGCTCCCTCACTGACGGCAAAACCGAGCTTTTGCGCAGTCAGGCGGCTGAATATTTTATCATTCACCTGGGCACTGACCGAGGACGGTGC from Paenibacillus sp. FSL R10-2782 includes the following:
- a CDS encoding acyl carrier protein; the encoded protein is MKTDVYHVVPLLEKVLKLAPGELEQLTPEQDLRTLGLNSLSAVELIVELENELDITMEDDDLVLEHLSTLQGIERLLSKYA
- a CDS encoding peptide ligase PGM1-related protein gives rise to the protein MTTKTINLVEALAHERDHGVLIWLFNIGAEQVWHPSPRKGGMVDRDEQQVVNRMEEMNLLLCRSQDVIVLREQPDQAFLDMLQRLGFSLPRIEVPEPTDPLTPISELVLADEALLARLRVVAEAGHSSSGAKAWLVPYAVTPQEEAIAERCGLELIGAPSSVSAQVNDKIFSRLTAQKLGFAVSEGAVCADEAAIRRECGRLADLSDGPVKLIIKQPHGASGQGMYMLDELSKLDTLLSVMKRFGGSSPSSGGWLVERWHNKQMDLNYQLCIDEGGGVTMFSLKRQNVDGTVYTGSRVPAELGAALEEEVRRCAYQLGTYLYSIGYTGMASIDGFVDEGGLLVPVIEINGRFTLSTYISFLSSVLGEQHKTLSRYYRNVTATPLTYSRLCGLLAEEGLLYTPERPEGVFVYTAGTLSGTPVKRGYVNRIFTLIMADSWQEAEAYAHRLEGIIAGLGSS